CTTGTAGTTAGCGAGTTAGCAAAACAGTAAAGCAGTTAACATTGTACGAACTATGGAAAACCGCGTTCACATATAAGTGACATATTCTTATAATTTTAGCTATTAGAGTTTTTGGAAGActcctttaaattatttatcgCGCTCTGAATGTATTTTGTTGTTGGGTGATGTGTGACTGAAATATCACTAAACTAATAGCCTACTATTTAAGAAGTAATACTTGAAACATGACCGTGTGTACCTCGCTGGCAAAATACACCGTCAGACTTATACCGAAAAGCTTAATGTTGTATGGTGAAAATACGTATTTGACTGCTAAAACAATGTACAGTGATGCTGGTTGTACGTCTGGTTGTAAGACTTCGCGCGTATTGCCTGTGCATTGCACGAGTAAAACTTGTAGGTGCCACCCAAGGGCGTAGATTTGGTTTGAACCTTTGAACATGAGCGGGGAAATGCTAGTCTTCAGTGCTAATCTTTGCGTTACATGCAGTGGATCAAGCTTATCTTGTTTGTAACCAGAACATTCCTTTAACCCTGCTTGGATATCTGAGATGATTAGGGTTGGGTGAAATCGACCCAAAGTTCATATCTTGGTATTTTTGGCATAGGTGGCGGACCTAAAAATCTCTGTATTCTCTTCAAAGTGGAAAAATATATGCATGCATATTAAAGCCTCATGTGATATGGCACAAACACTTTTATTAAATCAGTGTAAATCAGGAAATAAAATTCTTAAcctgtttaaaaatataaggaAGCACAACATGCAAGCTGGTCAGAAAGCTTACATCTGAATGTATATTTTCTGTCAGAGATTCTATTGCATAGAATAATAATATCGATTTAGATGGTATTGTCTCATCCTGTATTTCACTGGGGAAAAAATACTGATTATATATTACCAAAACTCGATATAGTGCCCATTCCTACTTGTGATTGATCCATTGTAGGTTGAAATGTAATAGTGCATATAATTACATTAGCTGTCATtcatcttcatcatttatcttCATAATTCATTAGTTGTCAACACCCACACTGAAAAAATGTATGCCTTGAATGCACTGTGAGTCGATTTGAATAAAACAGTCTGGCAAATGCATAATTGTGTTATTTGCTTTTGTCTCATTGCTCATGTTAATTGTTTATTCAACTACAGGGCCGAGCACCAGATGATGGAGAGCCTGAAAGCAAAAGAGCCCTAGAGGAGTCTGAAGCAGAGGAGAGACACAGGtaaccaaatttgaagtctgATGTCATGTATActacacaaaaggtcatgggtttgttTGAGGAAGCACACTTATACTGATAAAGAATGTATGCCTTGTACTACACTGAAGgtcgctttagataaaagcatctgccatatgcaaaatgtataaaatgtatactgcAGAACACTGTAATAATTCTGCACCGAAGAATCCAGTGTTATTTTAGGTTCCAGCATTTAGGATCTAGTTGAATAGACAATAAATAACAAAGTAAGTACATCTCTGTTTATTTGAGTGTTGTAAGGGGAAAGGTCTTTGTTTCTCCCAGCTCTATTTTAAACTCAAGCCAAGGCCTCCAGCTCGTCACTTTTTTCCATTGTTTACTTTTATAGTCACAGAGCCCTTGTGCTTTGCCTGAGCTCAAGAGCTGTTTGTCATTGACAGTCGTTGAAAGGTTTCGAGACAATCGCCACCCAATATCTGTTCTGTCACCTTTATTACTTGTTAAGAGCTTTTTGTAACATCTGTGGGTCTGAGGTTTTGTCCTTTGTTAGAGGAGGCTTCTGTAATGGAGGTGATATTGGAGGTTGTCTGAAACGGAATGTTTAAAGGTGTGTCGTCTTgaagcatttcaaattaaaaCTGTGAGGCAGCTTGGATTGCAAACAATGAGACCGGTAATATTGTAATACGCCGCCCAGTGTGCTTGGTTTTTTTTGACACCTCCCATGCTGTCATACCTGATGAAATAACTActtatcttaaaataaatttagTTAGAGTTTTTAGGGcaagaaatagaaaaaaacataaataatttGATGAATTTGTTATAAAGGGGTTTTtgtgtataattttatattaaagttTATCAAAATTTTTCTTGTAGCTTTTTTGCCAGAAGTTTGCAGTAGCAGCTCAaaagttgtgggtttgattctcgtggagcacacatactgataaaaactttaaaggtgcattatGTAACTTTtggaaggatctcttgacagaaatgcaatataatatacaacactatattatcagtggtgtataaagacctttaaaaaatgaacactattgtttttattacatttgaaTAAgcgtttttgtctacatgtaCCCCTTATATGCTGCCATGATTCTAAAGTAGCCCTCTCTGAGAATCTGAGAGTTTATGTTTTTGCCTTAGCAATTTTATCGATTGATTGTAAAAGAAAATAGTTTATTTGTATACGTCTGATGTGGGAAAAGAAATAACATCATGTGGAAACAAATTGCAAATCACTCCCATGCTTAGACGGCCTTCATGCATTGTAAGTCACTTCGGATAaaaaatgtctgccaaatgcatggatttaaatgtaaaatgaacaaaaGCCAATATACAGACGAAAAGTGccagaatatataaaaataccttCTTGCTACCCTGTTTCTTAGCTGTTTCACAAACCTaccataattacattttattgagCATCAAatgattttgttgttgttggttTTCAGGACAAATAAGAGTTTTACTGGCCAGCTTTATGCCTTTAAGCTGTCAAAATACTAAAGTGAGGTGAGGCAGATATTGAATGTCTTCTCAGAAAGCAGCTTTTGAATGAAGCTCAGCCTTTCCCATGAGACAGACTGTATTTAGTCACAGTTATGCTGTTAccgtgcgttcacaccagacgcagtAGAGGCGGcagaaattcgcatcatgggaggggcttctgcgactccgctcgcttcctgtaatcacgtcactactagagcaagctcttGATTGGTTAATGTGGCGTGTTTTTCGGCCAAAGTTCAGATATTTTAATTTGCACGTTTCCAGCATCAACGCTCAATTTTGCCGCGCTTTTTAGCCTCATTcccgccgcgagacctccagacgtgcGTAAACGGTTCTTTATATTGACTTCACTTTGTCACTTAacaaatcactcgcgcttgacatcgtggctggtgtgaacgcagcattagtgaAATGTCAGTAGTGAcaggttaaaaaaaagttgaacttgaCTTCTAATCTTTTACTTTAAAACTTTCACTGCAGAATAGCATCCAATATACAGACTACTTCATTTTTTTTCCGCATTCAGAATTTAATGTACCACTGCTAACAGTTATATGATGAATGAAGCTCAGCGGTCTCATTTGTTATTTGACAGTATGAGAAAAAAGATACCTTCCGCCAAAACTATCAAGGCCTTCAATTCATTTTCTTCCATCTGTGCACTTCATAAACACAACAGCTTTTCCCTTGAGCATTAATCTGCTCTCCCTGTATGTGATTCAATTAGAAAACAGGATACGGCTTTAGCCAACTCGCCCATACCCTCGGCCGTAGAATTATTCGAAGGTTTTAAACACTCAAGAGTTTGACAAACGGCTGTTGACATTCCACAAGCGTTGGATTGTTCGGCTGGAGAGCCAATGGTCCTGTATTGTTCCAGCAGGTGGTCAGGAAGTCTCTTCAGGAAAACTCACTACAAGGAGGTGTTCCCAAGTTTAAAATTGGGCGTCTCGTTTGAGTGTTTTTCCAATACCTTCACAGTGAGGTTGTAATATTTTGAACTGCCTTGCGGGGCTTTGACAGGGCTGGCTGCGAAATTCAATATTGTTCTGATGTCAGGCCTTTGTGTTTTTTGACATGTTGTTTCAACTTCGTTATGCTTTTTTGGAAAACCCTACACCCAGGACCTTTGAAAATGAATTATTCTTGAGTGACGCAAGTAGCAACAATCCGATTTGTCCCAGCCCATCTAATAACGCAACAAATGTGGGTTTGCCAAAGCCCCATCCTCGAAAACGAAATTGGCACGCATCTCTCAGGAAACCAACTAATGAAAATTCATTTTTAGTACCCCTATAGGATAGTTTGAAGACAAACCTTCATGCCCATCTCCTGTTGATCAGACTGTGAAGAACCCATTTGTGGTTCTCTGGAGATCCAGCCACAGACACTGCTGTAACTTGCAAAGATGTTAATAGACCTACCAGTTGAGAGATGACAGTTGACAGAATTGGACTTGTTTCAACCCCTGTCAGCTGTGAGGCTTGGGTCTCTAGACGCGTCCCATTGCACAGGTGCTACATGAGAAATCGCCTGTGCCTCAAAGATGAAGGGAAGCTTTGTGCACATGGTGAGTGAATGTTCTCTCTAGATGCCACCACAGGCTGCTTTCATTGCTCGGATAGCACCAGCTGCTCATTGGACAAACTGAATGTGTTTAGCTGCGCTGCCACCTGCTGGTTAATGGGGTTTCCTGTAGTTGCTTGTGTGTATGGTTAGATTAGATTTGATTGGTGACAATACAGGAAAACTAAACACAGGACATGATGTAATGCTATAAAATGTTTGCAGACTTATGGATTaacatttacatacatttatgcatttggcagaccctTTTATCCAAAGTTACTTGCAGTGtattacaaagtatacattttatcaacgTGTGTTCCCTTTTtcgctgctaacgcaatgctttaTCACTGAGCTATATCGgttaaaagttaaaaataataataatttttagtgtaaatgtttatacagtattgCAATATCTGGTTTTCACCACCACTGTAAATGAACAATAGGTTATAAATGTGGTGGCAAATTATATAATGCCAATAGTTCTTAGATTATCAGATGTATTCATGAATTTTCCAGAGAGCTGAAGTTGAGAAATTACACCCCGGAGGACGAGGAGCTGAAGGAGAGACAGGTGCCCAAAGCAAAGCCTGCATCAGGTGAGAGCTCTTCTGGTTTACCTGTACAATATTAATTTCTTCTTTGTAGAAACATCATGCAGACtattatttacttttatgtgATTCACAGAAACTGATAttaaaagaaatgaaacaatAGTGCAAAAATTTTGTTCATTACTGTTCTCATAAAGGTGCATTTAGTTAAGTTTACCAATAGATGCTATTGTCAGAATGCTACAcctttaaatcaaatatttgGATTGTCATCCTGAATTGTCTGGCTCTTGGCGTTTAGTTAATTGTCGTGTTGAGTAATAGAGCTATAACAGGTGATCTGGTGTTTTATATCCCTACAGTTGAGGACAAGGTCAAAGACCAGCTGGAAGCTGCAAACCCAGAGCCTGTGATCGAGGAAGTGGTGAGTGGATTCTCCCCTCAGTCCAAAGTCTCAAACATGCCATGTACTGGCAACACGTTTGTTtactttgctttcattttagAGAAAGTAATAAATCAATATTTTCTCCCTCAGGATCTGGCCAATCTTGCCCCTAGAAAACCAGACTGgtatttgtttcattttttatcACTTTATGCTGGCTTTCTTTATGTAGTTAATTAAAAACATGTCCAAGACAAACTCAAAATgatttgttttgtatttgtaaTAGGGATCTGAAGAGGGACGTTGCCAAAAAGCTTGAGAAATTAGAGAGGCGAACACAGAAAGCCATCGCTGAACTTATACGTGAGTAATATAGCACACTGACTTGGacttctatctatctattgatTGTAATAAGTGAGATGAATACTTTAGTTGAGTAAGCTACTGAAACTAAAGCTGTGAAATCTGTTTGCAATGGGCTCAGGTAGGGCTTCATGTGAGGCTAATTGCTGTGTGGGTTACAAAAGCTCAGGAGAACTGAAACCTCCTGATGACGTCACAGTTTCTGTCtctatggccctgtcccaaatgacaCCCAATGCTCTTAAGGTCTTCCTTCGGGTCTACACTTTGGTGATTTCATGCAACGTTAGGTTGTCAGGTTAAAGACCAATGTGTAGTTTATGATGCTTCTGTTTTGCGTCCATGAGCTTGGAAAGTATGCATATCGAGGGCACAGTTGTGGGCTCTCTTCTAGAACTTTAAATGATAAATAGGACACCCTACAGTCTCGTGACATTCGCAGGCATGCGTATATTTCAGCTGTTGCAAATCTGCAAGACCACAAGTGTGCCATTTGGTACTGAGTCCAGATTTATggtatacaaataaataaataaaagttgaaGTTGCTCTACATTTTAAATCTTCAAAaagcttaaaatattaaaagtcAAATGACTACTATACTTAAAGGTACAATACATAAGAGTTTTGCATTTAAATTACTAAAAAAAGTTTAGCACAGTGTTCTATATTTTGCTcacatgtttttttacattatcatgttatataatgtttttaatattgtttaaatACTGTTCAACCCTGTTCATATGGTTACCAGTCAATGGTGTCATTTTTCACAACAACATTAAGATATAttgttacattacattacataaatgtttTTGCTTTTAAACCATCATTAATTTTCTTGTGGTGTACCCAAATTAAATTAACGCAAAGTGTTTAGACCAAATAATAAGTATTTTGTTAAGCGTTTTGCTGAAAAGTACTCGAATGTGTCTTTACATCTCCTGTATGATTTGATAGGCGAGCGGCTGAAGGGCAGTGAGGAAGAGCTGGCAGGGGCGGTTGGAGCTGTTCGTGTAGAAGAAGGAGACTCAGACTGACTGTGATGAATAATCCCACAAAACAGATTTTTTAGGGGTCTATTTTTTCAAACACAGCAGTGTCAAAGCAGCAGACAGCATGCGTTTACACACAAACCATGCTGTATGTGTCTGTTAAAGAGAATGagattcagaaaaaaataaaatgcaggtGTTTTTGATTTTTCTTTGTGTACTGCGCAGCAAACTGTATaaagtcttttttattttttgttgttgtttataagTAAACAAACTTTTTCCTAAATGGACTCTGTGTTATTTCTGTCTCTCTGGCCTTTGTGATGAAAACACATCAGCTGtctttttataaataagcacaagatGAATGGTGATAAGTACTTAATTCATCTTGTTTaatttaaaggcagggtccatgatgtctgaaagccaatgttgacatttgaaatcacctaaacaaacacgcccctaccccaatagagttgggaccttcttttgataaacccaggcaacgatgttggttagtagaaaCAACCCCTGCttattggctacaagtgtgttttggtagtcggcccgactctcTTTTCCAAAGTGATTTTAGATATCGTGCACTCCATCTTAAATTGTATATGAATTAAATGAGAGATTTTAAAATCGGGGACAATGCAGTAACGAAACAACACGGTAATAAACAGTACTTGTATCTTTTGGATGGTTTATTCAAATCGACCACAAATGTATTTACTGAAAGTACATACATGGATTTGCCCAAAGGGGAGTTACTGTAGATCTCAATTAGGTAATGTTTTAAaagacattccactttttttgaaaatatgctaattttccagctcccctagagttaaacattttattcttaccgtttttgaatccattgagctgatctccgggtctggtgctagcacttttagcatagcttagcacaatccattgaatctgattagaccattagcatcgcgctaaataataaccaaagagtttcaatatatttcctatttaaaacttgactcttctgtagttacatcgtgcactaagaccgacagaaaataaaaagttgtgattttctaggcagatatggccaggaactatactctcattctggtgtaataatcaaggactttgctgatgtaacatggctgcagcaggcgtagtgatatttcgcactgcccgaaaatagtcccctgccatcgAAAggaaccaaggggactattttcgggcagtgcgaaatgtttaactctaggggagctggaaaattagcatattttcaaaaaattggaatgtccctttaaatactGGCACACTAATCTTTAAAAGAGCTTTATTccctggtttcacagacgaGGCTTAAGGCAAGTCCTAGACTACAATACATATACAAGCaatctcaactgaaaataacctGCACATACAgctcttaaaatatgccagtgccattgacTTAATGTACACACTATTAATGTATTTTTCTTGggtatgtttataaaaaatgcttatattaactaaggcctagtcatggctttagctaagccttgtctgtgaaaccaggcctaaATGTGTTTTTGGCCAAAAGTAGGTCTAACAAGTAGGCACAACTAACTGTTTCTGTAGCTACCCAGATAGCAGACGAATCTGGGCGGATTCACACCCGAGCTGTTGACTTCGGTGCGGATCCGGcccagagtcgtctgctgtctgtgTAAGAACTGGTAGAGTGCagtgttagcagcacaaagacTATGGGTTTGATTCCTGGGAAACATACATACTGattaaatgtatagcttgaatgcactgtaagtcactttggataaaatctGCCAATGCGAAAAGTTAATTTCGGAAACAAACAACAGGCCTAGGTATATGAAGCAGATAGTTTTGCATTGAAAGCACATGGTCTTTGACAATAAAGTGCATTTCTTACCTCCTACATGACTACAACAAAGATGCCAAAGAACAAAAACACCTTTCACATTATCCTAAACAGACTTAATACACTAAAGTctataattaaatgtaattcattaaaatatattgataatattgttttgGTTTCTTGGTAATAtatctataataataataatgaaaatttaCATGGTTTAAGAGTAATACGTTTAAAGGTGTCCTGCACACTAACTCTTATTTACACCAAAACTAAACAATGAGACCACTAGGAGGAGATACTGCACTTAATGTTATGTAGTACTTCCATGTGAACTTTAGGTGAAGGGTAGGTTCACTTATTGGGTTCATCCTCTTTCAAGAATGCAATTACCATAGATCTAAAAACCTCCACcctcaaataaataacattccTGCAAACACTTGTAAATGGTACGGTACATATAAGTAAGATGCATTTTGACTAAATTCAATGTAATAACGTACAGAAGGACAGATTACATAATCGTGGTAGTCCAGCCTGACcacatacaaacaaataaacatcaTGTGGCCAGTAGTTTCTAGACTATACATTTATATTCCACAAAATAATTTCAATGTTCTTTGCGTAAATAACGCTAGAAACGAGAAGATTTAAGATACCGTGGTGTGTTGCAAGATCCTCTGACACTTCCAAACAAATCTCCCTGCAAAATATTTCTATGATTGCTACATGTATCTATAAACATATGAGGAAGAACTTGTCGGTATACGGGTGGTGCTCTGTATTCGTGAGATTTTTACATGCACATCAGCTGATGGAGATCGATAACCCAATGCTGGAAGGAGGAAGTAGGAACTCCATCATGACACCATGTCTGTTCTCATTGCTTTAATGTGGCACCATTGAAGCTTCCAGACTTGTAGCCCTTAAATAGGTTTGGAAGCCTAAGCCAGGAGCTGGAGAGCGTTTGATGGTTAACTTTTGGTTTCATTATGTCCTCCTGTCTCAATTTTCCGTGCAGCAGGGCCCAGCTCCACCTTGCAGACCTTTTGGGCAAATTTTAGCGAACACAGGGTCTCTCCCACGTTACTCTCGAGAGAAGAAACCTAAAGCacgtacaaaaaaaaaagaattataTGTACGTCGTTGTTAAGGTTCtttatttaatacagtttaaaTAAATGCTA
Above is a window of Paramisgurnus dabryanus chromosome 13, PD_genome_1.1, whole genome shotgun sequence DNA encoding:
- the ccdc12 gene encoding coiled-coil domain-containing protein 12, with amino-acid sequence MEKPVGALQEQALKRKERLKALRDRQLQGRAPDDGEPESKRALEESEAEERHRELKLRNYTPEDEELKERQVPKAKPASVEDKVKDQLEAANPEPVIEEVDLANLAPRKPDWDLKRDVAKKLEKLERRTQKAIAELIRERLKGSEEELAGAVGAVRVEEGDSD